The window CGGTGGTGGGCGTCGCGCTCGGCCAGCGGACCAGGTGGCGGCGGGATCCGGCGCTGCTGCGCGCGTACGGCCGGGGCAGCTGGGCATGGGCGGCGTCCTACGTGCTGCGGGTGGCGGTGTTCCTGCCGCTGTGGCTCGGCGGTCAGGTGGTCGCGCTGACGGTGGCCCGGGTCGTGTTGTCCTGGCCGCTGGTGGCGGCGGTGCTCGCGGTGAGCTGGGTGGTGGTGCGCCGGTCGTTGCCGGCCGGTCACCCGGGGCTGCGCCACCCGGTGGTGCCGGCCCGTGCGCCGGTGGAACCGGCGGGAAAGTAAGGGAGAGGCCGCCACGGGGGGAGCGGCCTCTCCGGTGACGTACGTTACTCCGTTCCGGCCCCATGCGTGATCCCGTGGTGGCCGGTTTTTCGGGCGTTTTCGCGCCCGGTGCATATCCGGGTGCGGTTGGGGTGGGCCGGCTGCCCCGCTGCGTCGGCCGGTTGACCGGCCCACCCCGGCCTGACCGTGGGAGTCAGGCCGTCCGCCGACCGGGCGTCTCCGTTCCCCCAGGCCCGCCCGGCCGGCCTCCGGGCGGGCGGGCCGCGCCACCCACCCGGAGGAGTCGGTCAGCCGTTGGGGAACAGCTTTCCGTAGTCGGCGTACGCCATGGCGACGTCCGCCTGGGCCCAGAACCGGTGGTACTTGAACTCCGGCTCGGGGCCGCCGTTCAGGTACGCCTGGACCTTCGGCCAGGCCGGGTCGTTCTTGTAGAAGGAGCGGATGTCGAGGAAGCTCTTGCCCGCGGCGATGGGGTCACCGTTGGCCATGGTCCCCGTCCAGCCCGGCGGCACGTAGAGGCCCTGGCCGGTGCTGGCGTCGTAGACGTCGTCGAAGCGGCGGTAGTCGCCCCGCTTCTCCACCGTGGACACGCCCTGGGCGTCGCTGGCGCCGTGCAGCGCGTCCAGCAGGCCCTTGGCGGTGTTCTTCGCCGCCGCGTTGCCCGACTTCGCCGCGTACGCGATGAGCGTGCGGGCGTAGGCGGCGGCGATGCCGACGTCCTGGCCCTTGACCGTGACCTCGACGTGCAGGTTGGTGTTGGGCTGCGGGTTGGCCGGGTTCCAGGTGGTCGGCTGGCCGGTCCACTTCATGTCCGACGGGATCGACCAGTTGGTGCCGACCGTGGTGTTGGCGATCGCCCACGGCACCCACTTGTCCAGCAGCGCCTTGGCCTTGGCGTTGCCGGTCTCCAGGTACAGCTCGGCGATGCGCTGCATCGACCAGGCCTGCATGCCGAACCACTGGTTCGACGGCGGGTCGTTGTAGACCGGGTCGACGTCGTAGTACATGCCGTAGAACGTCGACGTGCCGGCCGGTGGCTGGCCGTAGTGGCCGCCCCAGCTGTTGGTCGCGCCGCCGGCGATGCCGCCCTCGGCGGACTGGAGCCAGGTGTAGAACTCCAGCTGCCGCTCCAGGCTCTTGGTCCAGTCGGTGACCGCGGTCGGCGACTTGGGCTTGAGCTCGTTGACGTTGGTCAGCGCCCAGGCCGCGAACGGGTTCTGGTAGCCGAAGTGGTTGTGGCTGGAGCCGATCCGCCACGACCAGTTCTGGTTCGGCTCGTACGCGCCGCCCCAGGCGTAGTACCAGGACATCAGGTAGTGCGCCGAGTCCTTGCCGGTGCCGGCCGGGCAGGTGGCGGCCCCGACGCAGTTGCCGATCTTCTTGAAGTACTTGTCGAACATGGCGTAGCGCAGGTAGTCACCCATCTTGGCGGCCTTGGCCACGGTGGCCGCCACGTCGGCCTCCTTGCCCTGCTCCTTGGCCCAGGTCAGGGCCCAGTACGCGGCCTGCACGGCGCGGGCGTCGGCGTCGGGGGCGTTGGTGTACTTCCACTGCTTCGCCGGCGCGTTCGCCTCCTTGACGAACAGGTCGAGGTAGCCGTTGCGGCCGCCGTGGGCGAAGGTGTCGCAGGACGGCTGCGGCACGGTCTCCCACACCGACTCCTGGGTGCCCCGCTGGAAGGTGTTGATGTACGCCGGCCGGGTGGTGCCGTCGCCGCAGCGGCCGTAGCCGTAGGTGTTGTCCACGTCCAGCAGCCAGTGCATGCCGTAGATGTCACCGGTGCCGTAGGTGTTCTGCAGCTCCGAGCGCAGCGGGTCCTGGCCGACCGGCACGTTCGGCTCCAGCTGCGACGGGTACTGGCTGGGCAGGTCGTGCTCGGCGGCGTACTGCGCGGTGCCGGCCGCGCCCGCGGTGGGCTGGTCGGCGTGCGACGGGATGATGTACTTCTCCATGACGTTCCAGGAGTTGTTGAACGGGGCCCAGTTCTGGGTCACCCGCCCGTACTGGGCCTCCAGCCAGAGCCAGAAGCTGAACGCCTCGGAGGTCGTCTCGTGCCCGTGGTCGGGCGCCTCGACGATCAGCGTCTCGATCGAGTGGTACGGCACGCCCTCGGGGCTGAAGTAGCCCGAGTTCTTGATCTTGCCGTACTGGTCGAGGAACCGCTTGACGTAGGTGTTGTCCCCGCCGCCGGTGTCGTTGTCGATCTCGGTGGCGGTGATCGCCAGCGGCGCGTAGCCGGTGGCCGAGGCGGTGACGGTGGCGGTGCCGCCGAGCGTGTCGGCGTCCTCGGCCGCCGCGACGGTCACGTTCACCCCGGTGTTCCAGTTGCTCGGGGTCAGCGTCACCGAGGCCGGCGAGACGGTGATGTCGGTGTCGCCGGTGCGGGCGAGGGAGACCGGCACGTTGGCCGTCGGCGCGGCGCTGAGCTTGAGGTTGACCGTCGAGCTGCCGCCCTCGGTCACGCTCACCGCCGACGGGGTGGCGACCAGCACCGGCCCGGACGCCGCCGTGACGGTGAAGGACTTCTCCGCGGTGGCGGTCAGGTTCGCGTTGTCGTACGCCTTGGCCTGCACCGTGTACGCGCCGGCCGGCAGGTCCTCCAGCGTGTAGCCGTACGGGGCGGTGGTGTCGGTGTTGACCAGCAGGCCGTTGCGGTAGAACTCGACCTTGCTGATCGTCCCGTCCGGGTCGCTGGCGGTGGCGCTCAGCGGCACGTCGGCGGGGGCCTCGAAGGGGCCGGCCGGCACGCTCAGCGCGACCGTCGGCGGCTGCTGCTGGGTGCCGCCGCAGGTGACGCCGTTGACCGAGAATGACGTCGGCTTCGGGTTGGTGCCGCCGTGCGAGCCGTTGAAGCCGATGCTGGTCGAGGCGCCGGTGCCGAGGTTGCCGTTGTAGGACTCGTTGGTGGCCGTGACCTGGTTGCCGGTCTGGCTCCACTTGGCCGACCAGCCCTGGGTCACCCGCTGGTCGCCGGGGAAGGCGAACTTCAGCGTCCAGCCGTTGATCGGGTCGCCGAGGTTCTTGATGGTGACGTTGGCGGTGAAGCCGTTGTTCCAGTCGCTGGTCGCGTAGACCACGTCGCAGGCGGGGGCGGCCTGTGCGGCGCCGGCCGGCAGGGTCACCCCGCCGACGGCGAGCGCGGTGGCGGCGACCATCGCCAGGCGGCGACGTCTTGCCAGATTTCTCATGTGCGCGGTGTCTCCTCGGACCTGGCCGGGGACGAAGGGCCCCGGCGGGGCGCCCTCCCGCGAACGGGATTCGGGGGCACC is drawn from Micromonospora sp. NBC_01740 and contains these coding sequences:
- a CDS encoding glycoside hydrolase family 48 protein, with product MARRRRLAMVAATALAVGGVTLPAGAAQAAPACDVVYATSDWNNGFTANVTIKNLGDPINGWTLKFAFPGDQRVTQGWSAKWSQTGNQVTATNESYNGNLGTGASTSIGFNGSHGGTNPKPTSFSVNGVTCGGTQQQPPTVALSVPAGPFEAPADVPLSATASDPDGTISKVEFYRNGLLVNTDTTAPYGYTLEDLPAGAYTVQAKAYDNANLTATAEKSFTVTAASGPVLVATPSAVSVTEGGSSTVNLKLSAAPTANVPVSLARTGDTDITVSPASVTLTPSNWNTGVNVTVAAAEDADTLGGTATVTASATGYAPLAITATEIDNDTGGGDNTYVKRFLDQYGKIKNSGYFSPEGVPYHSIETLIVEAPDHGHETTSEAFSFWLWLEAQYGRVTQNWAPFNNSWNVMEKYIIPSHADQPTAGAAGTAQYAAEHDLPSQYPSQLEPNVPVGQDPLRSELQNTYGTGDIYGMHWLLDVDNTYGYGRCGDGTTRPAYINTFQRGTQESVWETVPQPSCDTFAHGGRNGYLDLFVKEANAPAKQWKYTNAPDADARAVQAAYWALTWAKEQGKEADVAATVAKAAKMGDYLRYAMFDKYFKKIGNCVGAATCPAGTGKDSAHYLMSWYYAWGGAYEPNQNWSWRIGSSHNHFGYQNPFAAWALTNVNELKPKSPTAVTDWTKSLERQLEFYTWLQSAEGGIAGGATNSWGGHYGQPPAGTSTFYGMYYDVDPVYNDPPSNQWFGMQAWSMQRIAELYLETGNAKAKALLDKWVPWAIANTTVGTNWSIPSDMKWTGQPTTWNPANPQPNTNLHVEVTVKGQDVGIAAAYARTLIAYAAKSGNAAAKNTAKGLLDALHGASDAQGVSTVEKRGDYRRFDDVYDASTGQGLYVPPGWTGTMANGDPIAAGKSFLDIRSFYKNDPAWPKVQAYLNGGPEPEFKYHRFWAQADVAMAYADYGKLFPNG